AAAGACAGTTCTTACATTAGTGAAACTTAAAGTCAGACAAACCTGTCTGTTAAGCCATCCACTGTCACTTTCATTATCCTTTAATCCGTCTATTTGTTCCATTTATTGATCGATTAttcaatgaaatatttaaaataggcTTTTCAAAGGTACTTTTAGTAAAGTGGGATTTAAACATGACATTAAAATGATGTTGGACTGAGAAGAATACTAAATCCCCACTCTGTGCACTGTGAGTTATAAGGGGGTTAAATTCCTCATGAGGACTCACACCCATGTGGAGGAATGAACAAGACACAAGTTCAAATGATGCAGAGagactcagacagacagagacacagaaggacagacagagagacagaccgaaggacagacagagagaccgaccgacagagacacagagggacagacagacagcatgTCACTCACCAGAGCTCGCAGAGAGGACTCATCCAGCGCAGAGTAACTCTCCACCGACATCTTCCTGTTCTCCAAGCCGGCTGAGACGAGCAGGTCccggactgtgtgtgtctgtgtgtccgcTTCAACAAACACGAACCACCTGTACGACTTATTCTCTTCTTtacgtctcttcttcttcctctttgtgttcGGTTCAGTCTTCAGTCAGAGCAGCTGGTTCTGGGTCAGCGGAGGTAAAGTGGTGTCCTGCTCGCAGAGGAGATCATGATCCACTGATCGTCTGTGGAGTCGCAGGgaaaacacaccacacacgcacgcgctgCTGTGCGGGAACGTTAGTAGCTTTTTGAACCGAGGATTCCCACTCAAAGGTGtaagccccgccccctctcGCTATGAAGCCCCGCCTCTCCCGGAGGTCATTTAGTGCGCGCCGCCGTGCGGGGACACCGGAAACGACAGcccagaatgtgtgtgtgtgtgtgtgtgtgtgtgtgtgtgtgtgtgtgtgtgtgtgtgtgtgtgtgtgtgtgtgtgtgtgtgtgtgtgtgtgtgtgtgtgtgtgtgtacctcaaaCTACACTTTACGGGGACAAAAAGTTGAAGTTACTGGAATGTCCTCTGACGTCATGATTCGTGCATCTCAATGAGAAAGAAGCAGGCATGTTTGGGTAACTGATATTAATGTGTGAGCAATTTTATGCAGATCTAGATCTAAAGCTGtgtctagtgaatttaaatatggcttcataagggaactgttggaATCAATTCTAATTTGGTACCAATCACACCAACATTATCCTTAGGCACTTCACAGAGTAAAGTCGAGACCTTACaatatgagagagagaagccCAAAAGTTCCCACAATCAGCAAGTACATGTTGATAGAGGAAAAAAATTCCTTTTTCCATTGTCACAACAAAACCTATGCTGGCTCCTGGTGTGACAGGAATCGTGTCTATGCTTTTATGTTGCCACaacaaatacatcaaaatacTGCCCTGTTGTAAAACCTTATTTCCTGCTGCCTTCATCACTGCATATGAAAGTTAGCAGATGAGAAAGGAGAAGCTCATCGAGTGGTGATGTGATTATAAATATGGGAAtttgaaaacaataacacaaaaactgTAGAGGCATGAAGGagacacaacagaataaaaaaactggagcCATGAACgacattattaaaacatttaatatccGTACAAGACAAAGAGAGGACAGTTGTTCTTTAACAGGTCAGCTCGTCATTTCATTCAATAGCCAACCCCCACCAGATGATTTCACTGATTAGTTGCTGCTCTCTACTCGATCAGATGTCATTTAACTCTGATGCTGTCTTTCATTAGAGGGGAAGCTTGCAGACTGAACTGTCAATGGCACAATGTTGCCTATTTGATACGTCTTTCTAGAGAGGACGAATAAAACACATATTATTAATCTGAAATCATAATTAAaggaacaacacacaacatttaTACAGGCTACTTAAAAGAAGGTGGGACAGGATACATTGCTTCATAAGCCAATCATCATAACACAACGCCTACAGTTCTACAgatatgatttaaaatatgaCTGAAAAGTATTAAAGACAAGTCTttctcaatataaaaaaaaattgttaaataatacagttaatgtttttttcttggtcAAAGATGCATATTTTTATCAAATCGGTTCCGTAAGccctttttaaacaaaataatctaTCAAAGTGCTTCAGGTTACAAAGAGATGCAGACGGCAACAGGAACACAGAGAAATGCCCAGAGAACAGGCCAACACGGGTGGAAACAACATGTCCTTGGCTGAAGTAACAAAGTCAAGATTAAGTCAAACCCACAAAGTCGTGTGACTGTGTTGGATGTCCTCTGTGTTCGTAGAGCCATGACGTTGTAcagttaaaatcaaatcaaagtttactGTGGGTAAAATTAAGTTTAGCTTATTGTTAGACATACAAACATTTGAAGGAAATTTGGAAATAAAGCAGAATATGCGTGAATAAAAACCAAATTGCTTACTCAGACTTTAATAAAACTACATGATACCAGTACTCACACAGGCACTTATCAGATACATATGTTTGATTTTCACAAGTGTGCAAAGAGATTCACGGAAAACAGAGTAGGAGATTTGGTTTTACTCTTTCTCCGCATGCTCCTGCTCTCACTCGTCCCGCTGCTCTTCATTCTGCTTCTTGGGCCACTGCAGATGGAAAAGAAATCATTTAACAGATGGAAAAAATATAGGTTGGGAAAATCTGCCCTAAGCAGAATTGACactatgaaaattccacttttgtagaccttctacacattagtttgggtatctggcatgtctaccgtcccaaaaactctggaaaaaaaatcactcccgcgatttgttgtggttcctctatttcagaaactatgtgctaaagtgcgtccaatggaatttcccccgaaatagacgtcatagtcgaaaaatgcccatttagtacattcccccatagctctatgcactcccccactaccactcgacccacccctagatggaccctcccactttatagaagctcggtccaccggtgtccgccatttcattcttgcaagccttggaaacacttggataagctaacagcagcatgaatcgGTGGTCGGCTGCaaacatgtcttcatgtgactccagcttcagaagacacaagattgagatggattgagttcatatatgatggcaacgttcctgccaccactttgaaTCAGACttttttatcaacctgggccaatataacgctggattctctaaaaggttgttattgaaagaggggtcggtgccatctttcTATCGCAATACTGAAAacgagggaaatgtaagtattttttttaaataattctggtatttgcttcttttagacattttgtgtggaggctagtgccgttagcatgttgtgccgtgtgtgagggggtggggggctagtatgtagtggtgggggatagggagagactttacaggagttttcataTTCGACTGTTAATAACGTTATTGAACAATTAATCGAGGACGGCTGGCGAGTCTTAGCGAGAAGACGGCAGGTtcatgagtgttgtgctctccacgcgcTTTCCCCCACTCCGCTGGTGTGTGCCTAGTAGctgctgtagctggaagttagctGCGCCCGCCGGCCGCCAGTAGCTGCGCCGGCCGTCAGTAGCTGCCACGGTTGCCGGCCGTCCGTAGCTGCCGCGGCCGCCGGCCGGCCGCCAGTAGCTGCCACGGCCATTGGCCGGCCGTAGCTGCCGCGGCCGCCGGCCGTCAGTGGCTGCGCCGGCCGTCAGTAGCTGCGCCGGCCGTCAGTAGCTGCGCCGGCCGTCAGTAGCTGCTAAGGTTGCTACTGGCGCTGTAGctaacttccagcccagtgctgccgtggGAAAAAATCGGCGGCACAGTACACCAGGGAGGACACGCGAGCGGACGGAGGGAaagagcgtggagagcacaacactcacgaacctaacttccagctacagctgctgctgttcaaGATACCGGaggatgttgttgtcataatgtgcgggactagaacgattattcatcaccagccctagttggggaaatgtgcccttgtatccttgtatgcatgacagtagtacaaacatgaataacattgctgcttttggtgttcaggcaagcacatctgttcacggtgctaggctacatcacgtagcatgccagacggacccaccaaagatgagcacacatggaacgcagctttctatgaaaacactgcgacctcactacaaaagtacaggttggtttaccctcagttacttcgtcatgtcattgattgtgtctccgtgttgcagaaatgactgatatctcatgcataaaaaaaacaaaacttactgctctattcctcttagacataaaggcccataatctgccctatagatgttgaatgcattctgtagtgagaacacattcaaacacacaggctaattaatggaggtaaaaaacgttatgtcctacacctccatgagaggggggaggggtgataagggggagggatgagaggggtgaaagggggtggggtaagatgaGGGGGGCGGGGGCCTCAAAACAGCTTGATctcaggagggctgttttagacagagtaaaaaggtgctgttttaaatgatccttgtggtatttttaccaaaaaatgttacagacatttcattaagaccccaaggaaccatatcaaatatggtgaaatgggcataatatgttcCCTTTAAATCATTCTGTGAAGAAAGTACATCCAGTGGTACAGAAATATAAACTTCAGCTTTGTGTCCCAGGAGAGTTTTCCTTAAATGACCAGGCAAtagctgtttatttaaagatctgcACTGCAGTTTCTATGCACCTATCCTCAGCAACCTTATATTCTCAAGGAAGTAGATGAATATACTTtataaacttgtgtgtgtgtatttctcctGAAAAATAAACCTTCTTTCCCATACAGCCAACCCTCATGGTTGCACATTCAGGGTTTCAGGAGGTGGTAACCAGttgaattaaatacattttgagaCCATAATGAATGAAATCTAATACTTAAGTAACAAACAGGATATATGTAGAATTATCGGAGTCCCAGATTTACTAACACTTCCCTATAGTTGAAGATAAGATGAAGTAACCTGGTGGAGAATAACCCTCAAAATGTGACAATATCTCTCAAACTACAGGCAGCGACAGTAGCTATTCAGATGATTGAGTTTTAGACTTTAAACCCTGTGGAAACTCGGACATTACCATTTGAAAAGTTAAAGTGCTGCCATTGTCACCACCTTCATGATGCAAAATCAGGctctatttttctgtttttctgtttttctgttagGTCAGGTAGAAGCAGAGGAGTCTTGCTTTGGTTTGTCTAGATATTAACTTATGTGTTCCATTCATTACCTTTGTCCCTGGATTGCTTCTGCTGCCTTGCCCTTCGTTATTTTCTGGAAGATGAGGTCTGGTGGACAAAAccaaattatataattaacaaGTTAAACAATGTAATTATAAAAGAACATTATTTGATCAAGTAGGTCTATTGAGTCAGGTAGAACTAAAGtaattcaaattcaatttttaaaatgtgtctctAAAAGGATATGATAAGGTTTTTACCCCTTAAAAGATCTCGAGGCTGAAGGGTCCGAGTCACAGAAAGTTGATGATTGAGCCCCTTCTGCTTCCCTGCTCTGCCAAGGTCGGTTCTGCACTAAAGCTTCACTGTTGGACGCTTTGCTTTGACTCGGCAGTCCGATGTAGCCTCTCTGCCAATCCCTTGGTTGGTTTCCCGGTGCGGCATCTCGGCCGAATCCGAAGTCCTCAGCCAGGAAGTCAGCTGTATGTTGACAGCATATAAATTAagtacataaaacaaaaaacacagacagaccatAGAGGACCATAAAATACCCTACACACGTATCTACAGACCCTCTAGAAGTTAATGTAATCCAATTCACATAAATCCCTTTGCAAACATGTGACGTCTTCACAGATCGAGGTTTTAAACCGGATGCTTATttgttacacacacaaaaataaaagtattacacacacattttcatgatAATTTTACAATATCAGGCAAAACAAAACTGTCATGTCACAGTCTACTATAAGTTTCAGATTTCCAAGGGTAGGATTCATTAGAATTTCTTGCAAGGCAATTGTCTATAAATATTTAGCTAGACTGACTATGAAACTGAATCCccattcatttgatttgatgcaCTGATTACTAAAGACTCTTCATCACTTTAAAGTGTTTGAAAAGCCGACGGCAATTGGGAGCTCTGGAACAAGGCTAATGGTTTGAAACCTTAAATCCTTTTTTGGTTCCTAAACATTGAAAAGTTATTTCCTGCTGCAACTGGAGACTCATCACCACAGTTTAAAGTACACACGGTGTTCACATAagataaataagtaaaaaacaCTCTATAGTTCTGTAATGTTTCACTATTCTGGATACATTTTGTAAATTACCTTGGTGCTTTTCTCTCTGATCTGGAGACGTCTGCCCAAAGGCGTATTTATCAGGGCTCAGTGGTTTTCTGATGGAGGCTTTCGTTATATTATTCAGTGGATGAGAAGTTTGAGGGCGCATGTCACATTTGtcctggagggaaaaaaaacacacacgaatATCACAAAACATGAGCATTTTAGATGATGACTGTGTAATTTCTTCCTGCTCTTGAATGTTTGATATTGTGCCACCAGCAACATACCTGATGGTGAAAAACGATAGCCTCCTCCAGAACAACGCCACAGAATTCACATGGAATAACCACATCGCCCTCTAGTGGACTGGCTGGAGGGCTGTAAGAGGCAGGGGAGATGGACCGAGGGAAAGTGGGGATGTTTGAGGCGAGCGAGTTAGGGTGGCTGTGAATCAGCCCAGAGGCATTCCTGCTCATCCTATCCTCTTTGGGCGGAGAGGTGGGATGCTTGCTGAAAGATGCAAAAGCGGAGGCGGGGCTGCAGCCAGTCTGAaacaaagaagagggagagcGCATAAAGTTGTAAGATAGGTTAACTCTGCTTGAGATCGAGTGATTGTGTTCCTCTGAGATGGAAAAGAGAGACACATGTTCAGACAGGAAAAGGCGGCAAGCCCAAAAACATGGTGACACTGTTTTTTGCTACTAATGACATTAGTGAAACAATCTACAGCATAAATAGATATTCATTTGTCATCATATGGTATAAATGACGTCATAATGAAGGGcatttattatataataaatgtGCATTGCCTGATTAGGGTGTATACACCGCCCTTGTAATGCTTTTTTGTTGCACTGACATACCATTACAAACTGTTCGCCCTAATAATCTACAGTTATGTAACTTGGAGTGAGTCAGCTGGGCAAGTGTTCTTTAAACATTATTTACTTGAATatgtacacaaagacacaatgagGTCATTGTTTGTTTAACATTTCCACAGTTGTCCTGGAGCATATGATATGACTAACAATTAACAACTAATCAATATGCACTCTCTTTTAGTCATTGGCCTCCTACAGACATGCAAATGTCAATGGGAAccacaaaaagacaaatttaaACATTCAACAAACTAATTATTGTGGTCATTGTATTACTTTTTCTGTACTTCAACTCCTCTAGAAGACGATCAGGAGCAAATTTTCGCCTTCACTTTACTCAGAATATTTTCTGAGCTGTCCCCATTACAATAGAAGATTCAAATCAGTCTTTTTGCAGTaattaaaacaacttttaaGTACAGGTGAATatgaaggtaaaaaaaacaactaaattagTGCTCATTAAATTCAGAGATTCTGTTTGTCAATGGAGCAACTGAAAGATTAAAGTTCCATCTCACACCTGATGCAAAATGAGGTCCTCCTCTCGAAACAGCTCCTCACAAAACTCACAAGGCAGCATGGCAtctataaaacaaatatttaaaaccatTAATAGTGTGACAAAAGAACaacttcaaaatgttttaaatcaacgCTCATTTACCTGTTTGATCATggtcctgtactgtacttgtgCTCGTCGCTGTAGTGAAGTgcgggtagttgttgttgggcaGAGACAGTGCAGAGTTCACCGAGGTGTTAGATGTCTTGTGATCCCAGATATCACTCCACAGGTTGCTGTCTATACCTCCGGCCACTGACTCTCCATCACTCTGCAGGCTGAGAGCCAACATGTAGTCCAGGCCTGATGAGTCCTCGTCACGTGTCTGATCAACATGGTGCCACGTGGAGCTGCTATTCTGAAAAGCTGTCTGCCCCATCACtaagaaaaatgtaaagaacATTGTGTTTGAAAAAGGTCGGCATTGCTGGTAAGGCAAAACATTCAAAGGTTAGGATGACCCTATACTGAGCCATCTCTCTAAATCAATAAGGACAGTTATAATATGTACTACACTATTGATatcgaaacacacacacacacacacacacacacacacacacacacacacacacacacacacacacacacacacacacacacacacacacacacacacacacacacacacacacacacacacacacacacacacacacacacacacacacacacacggccgcAGATGACACGACACCATACATGCTGCTGGTGTGTGCTATTCCATTGGTGGATAAAAATAACATGCAAAGTGTAACACTGCACCCTCAATGGCAGGATAGATTACAGCCAGCAACAGCAGATGAATGTAAACAAAGCAAGCTTTAAATATTCATTCTAACCAGCTTCACCAATATTTTATGGGGGATGTTACTAGATGTAAACAGAAAACTGAATAATGGATGGGTCAGTGGAACTCACAGTGACtgaatgtgtttctctgtgaagcATCCTCCCAGTCGTCTGTGCTTTGAGGTCCCCTCGTAAGGTTATGCGCACTGGGATCAAACATACGGGGAAAGGCGTGTTGTTCTGCCGCACTGACGTTGTTATTCTTGGAGCCTTTTTCTTGGGCTTTTATGATGTTTCGGATGGAGTGGGCTTCAAACCATGTCCCTTGGGACGGCGGCTCAAGTGGACTGCGActcatcctgctgctgttgttccTCTCTTGGGGCGGTGTGAGGCTCCCACATAAGACTGGATGCACAGCTTGCTCCCTCAACATTATATTGCACTTGCAGTTTGGGCAGGGCTCTGTGCGCGTGCCGCAATAATCTTCATGCTCTTTGGACTGACTGGAAACGAGCTCCAGTTCACAGAATTGGCACGGGACAAGTCGCTGAGAACACTCAGAGCTCTGAAGGAGACACAAAACAGAGAGAagcacattcaaatgatttaacCATGATTATTCAATAACATATACACAGGCAAGGCAACATTTCTTCAATACCTGGTGAACGTCAAAAC
The genomic region above belongs to Pleuronectes platessa chromosome 4, fPlePla1.1, whole genome shotgun sequence and contains:
- the trafd1 gene encoding TRAF-type zinc finger domain-containing protein 1 encodes the protein MADENTQFCGNCKHDIPEGNFTTHEIHCQRNIALCGVCQEPVPRADLQDHMQQEHTQITCKCGLKIEKNRFDVHQSSECSQRLVPCQFCELELVSSQSKEHEDYCGTRTEPCPNCKCNIMLREQAVHPVLCGSLTPPQERNNSSRMSRSPLEPPSQGTWFEAHSIRNIIKAQEKGSKNNNVSAAEQHAFPRMFDPSAHNLTRGPQSTDDWEDASQRNTFSHLMGQTAFQNSSSTWHHVDQTRDEDSSGLDYMLALSLQSDGESVAGGIDSNLWSDIWDHKTSNTSVNSALSLPNNNYPHFTTATSTSTVQDHDQTDAMLPCEFCEELFREEDLILHQTGCSPASAFASFSKHPTSPPKEDRMSRNASGLIHSHPNSLASNIPTFPRSISPASYSPPASPLEGDVVIPCEFCGVVLEEAIVFHHQDKCDMRPQTSHPLNNITKASIRKPLSPDKYAFGQTSPDQREKHQADFLAEDFGFGRDAAPGNQPRDWQRGYIGLPSQSKASNSEALVQNRPWQSREAEGAQSSTFCDSDPSASRSFKGPHLPENNEGQGSRSNPGTKWPKKQNEEQRDE